In a genomic window of Streptomyces katrae:
- a CDS encoding metal ABC transporter ATP-binding protein, with protein sequence MSALALPSPRTEAGPGPLPAIAFDHACLCYGATTVLEGVHGTVLPGQAVALVGPNGAGKSTLIKSALGLVRVGSGTVSVYGQRPAAARSRTAYVPQADTLDPEFPVTVGQVVLMGRYRAAGWLRRPGRRDRAIAADALELVGLAARTDDRFGTLSGGQRQRVLLARAIAQQADVLLLDEPFNGVDAVSRDALLGALRELLSGGAAVLVSTHDLTVARDLCAQVCLLNGRQFAFGPLEQTLTADNLRCCYGSHAFEVDGSAIVAGT encoded by the coding sequence GTGAGCGCCCTCGCCCTGCCCTCACCGCGTACGGAAGCCGGTCCCGGCCCGCTCCCGGCGATCGCATTCGACCACGCCTGCCTGTGTTACGGCGCCACGACCGTCCTCGAAGGTGTGCACGGCACCGTCCTCCCCGGCCAGGCCGTCGCGCTCGTCGGCCCCAACGGCGCCGGCAAGTCAACCCTCATCAAGTCCGCACTCGGCCTGGTGCGGGTGGGCTCCGGGACGGTCTCCGTGTACGGCCAGCGCCCGGCCGCCGCCCGCTCCCGTACGGCCTACGTCCCCCAAGCCGACACCCTCGACCCCGAATTCCCCGTCACCGTGGGCCAGGTGGTCCTCATGGGCCGCTACCGGGCCGCCGGGTGGCTGCGCCGGCCCGGCCGGCGGGACCGGGCCATCGCCGCCGACGCGCTGGAGCTCGTAGGCCTCGCCGCCCGGACCGACGACCGCTTCGGCACCCTCTCGGGCGGGCAGCGGCAGCGCGTCCTGCTGGCCCGCGCCATCGCCCAGCAGGCCGATGTACTGCTGCTGGACGAGCCGTTCAACGGTGTGGACGCGGTCAGCCGGGACGCCCTGCTGGGCGCGCTGCGCGAACTGCTCTCGGGCGGCGCCGCAGTCCTGGTCTCCACCCACGACCTGACCGTCGCCCGCGACCTGTGCGCGCAGGTGTGCCTCCTCAACGGGCGTCAGTTCGCCTTCGGCCCGCTGGAGCAGACCCTCACCGCCGACAACCTGCGGTGCTGCTACGGGTCGCACGCCTTCGAGGTGGACGGCTCCGCGATCGTGGCCGGGACGTGA
- a CDS encoding metal ABC transporter permease gives MSGVGALLVEPFHVPYMARALTELVILGVLGAVVGVFVLVRRLAYVADTLTHTVFPGVVVGFTAGAADGVFWGALAAGLVTAVLLTLLTRAPRISEDSALTVLLTAFFGLGVVLVSRQHGYRHDLTAFLFGQVLTVTRTEVVQSALVAAGCLAALAVLGRHLTLRAFDPEGARAMGYRIGLLDLALNVVIALVVVAAVRSVGTVLVIALVITPAAFGRVLSHRIPVIAAVGAAFGGLCGWLGLAVSYQASVFHGLQLAAGPAVVLLMTTAYATLLAGAALLRKARRA, from the coding sequence GTGAGCGGTGTGGGGGCTCTCCTGGTGGAGCCGTTCCACGTGCCGTACATGGCGCGGGCACTGACCGAGCTGGTGATCCTCGGCGTCCTGGGCGCAGTGGTGGGCGTGTTCGTCCTCGTACGCCGCCTCGCCTACGTCGCCGACACACTCACCCACACCGTCTTCCCCGGCGTCGTCGTGGGCTTCACCGCCGGCGCGGCGGACGGGGTCTTCTGGGGCGCGCTGGCGGCCGGACTCGTCACCGCGGTACTCCTGACGCTGCTCACCCGGGCCCCGCGCATCAGCGAGGACTCGGCCCTGACCGTCCTCCTCACGGCCTTCTTCGGCCTCGGAGTGGTCCTGGTCTCCCGGCAGCACGGCTACCGGCACGACCTGACGGCCTTCCTGTTCGGCCAGGTCCTGACAGTGACCCGGACGGAGGTGGTGCAGAGCGCGCTGGTGGCCGCCGGCTGCCTGGCCGCGCTCGCGGTCCTCGGCCGCCACCTGACGCTGCGCGCCTTCGACCCGGAGGGAGCCAGGGCCATGGGCTACCGCATCGGGCTACTGGACCTGGCCCTGAACGTCGTCATCGCGCTGGTGGTGGTAGCAGCCGTCCGGTCGGTGGGGACGGTGCTGGTCATCGCACTGGTGATCACCCCCGCCGCGTTCGGCCGCGTCCTGTCGCACCGCATCCCGGTGATCGCCGCCGTCGGAGCGGCCTTCGGCGGGCTCTGCGGTTGGCTCGGCCTCGCGGTGAGCTACCAGGCATCCGTCTTCCACGGCCTCCAACTGGCGGCCGGGCCCGCCGTCGTCCTGCTGATGACCACGGCGTACGCGACTCTGCTCGCCGGAGCCGCACTCCTGCGAAAGGCCCGACGCGCATGA
- a CDS encoding metal ABC transporter permease: MSWLDSYTHRALLEAAMVGALCGAIGLHVVLRRMSFFAMAMTHATFPGVVLAAVLGIDIYLGGAAMGLLVCLCVLALSRRRDHHAQGAATSTGIVLATGFALGVALLSATSGFNRNLEAFMTGSIVTVTGRELATTACVGAAVLLALGVLHKELLYGAFDPDGQRAAGYPVAALDLLMLLLVEAVIVVTAPAVGVMLAMALIVGPATTARLWSDRIRTTILIAVGTGTGSCVLGLELSTRWNLAAGGTITLVVAAAFLVSLLISPHGGMRRVAGGVGRRAKEAEVCERVAHPFR; this comes from the coding sequence ATGAGCTGGCTCGACTCCTACACCCACCGAGCCCTCCTGGAAGCGGCCATGGTGGGCGCCCTGTGCGGGGCGATCGGACTGCACGTGGTCCTGCGCCGGATGAGCTTCTTCGCGATGGCCATGACCCATGCCACCTTCCCCGGCGTCGTCCTGGCAGCCGTACTCGGCATCGACATCTACCTGGGGGGCGCCGCCATGGGCCTGCTCGTCTGCCTGTGCGTCCTCGCCCTGTCCCGCCGACGCGACCACCACGCACAAGGGGCCGCCACCTCGACCGGCATAGTCCTGGCCACCGGCTTCGCCCTCGGTGTGGCCCTGCTCTCCGCCACCAGCGGCTTCAACAGAAACCTCGAAGCCTTCATGACCGGCTCGATCGTCACCGTCACCGGCCGGGAACTGGCCACCACGGCATGCGTGGGCGCCGCAGTGCTCCTGGCCCTCGGCGTGCTGCACAAGGAGCTGCTGTACGGGGCGTTCGACCCCGACGGGCAGCGCGCGGCCGGCTATCCGGTGGCCGCCCTCGACCTGCTGATGCTGCTCCTGGTCGAAGCGGTGATCGTCGTCACCGCCCCGGCCGTCGGCGTCATGCTGGCCATGGCCCTGATCGTCGGCCCAGCCACAACCGCCCGCCTGTGGAGCGACCGCATCCGTACGACGATCCTCATCGCGGTAGGTACCGGCACCGGCTCCTGCGTCCTCGGCCTGGAACTTTCCACGCGGTGGAACCTGGCGGCCGGCGGCACCATCACCCTGGTCGTCGCCGCGGCCTTCCTCGTCTCGCTCCTCATCTCACCGCACGGCGGCATGCGTCGGGTCGCCGGAGGGGTTGGCCGCCGGGCGAAGGAGGCCGAGGTGTGCGAGCGCGTCGCGCATCCGTTCCGGTAG
- a CDS encoding GTP-binding protein, which produces MAPHDRLPVTVLSGFLGAGKTTLLNHVLSNREGLRVAVIVNDMSEVNIDAALVRGGEAALSRTEERLVEMTNGCICCTLRDDLLEEVDRLAREGRFDYLLIESSGISEPMPVAATFSFPRDDGATLGDLARLDTMVTVVDAANFLRELACGDELVARGLDQYEDDGRTVSDLLMDQVEFADVIVLNKLDLVGPGDAARLRATLARLNPEARIVPAVRGRVALEQVLGTGLFDVERAQQAPGWVKELNGDHVPETEEYGISSLVFRADAAFHPGRLWTFVTKGLDSGTFGRILRSKGFFWLASRPRVTGLWSQAGAVARFEPSGARGTETAQGQELVFIGTGLRTEALRAALEACLLSPGEPVPAEDEFPAWETYGIDEACEHEPAATPVTAAA; this is translated from the coding sequence GTGGCCCCGCACGACCGCCTGCCGGTAACCGTTCTGTCCGGTTTCCTCGGCGCGGGAAAGACCACCCTGCTCAACCATGTGCTGAGCAACCGCGAGGGCCTGCGGGTCGCGGTGATCGTCAACGACATGAGCGAGGTCAACATCGACGCCGCGCTCGTGCGCGGTGGCGAGGCGGCGCTCTCGCGCACCGAGGAGCGGCTGGTCGAGATGACCAACGGGTGCATCTGCTGCACTCTGCGTGACGACCTGCTGGAGGAGGTCGACCGGCTCGCCCGCGAAGGCCGCTTCGACTACCTGCTCATCGAGTCCAGCGGCATCTCCGAGCCGATGCCGGTCGCCGCCACCTTCTCCTTCCCCCGGGACGACGGCGCCACCCTCGGTGACCTCGCTCGCCTGGACACCATGGTCACCGTCGTCGACGCCGCGAACTTCCTGCGCGAACTCGCCTGCGGGGACGAACTCGTGGCGCGCGGCCTGGACCAGTACGAGGACGACGGGCGGACCGTCAGCGATCTCCTCATGGACCAGGTCGAGTTCGCGGACGTCATCGTCCTCAACAAGCTCGACCTGGTCGGGCCGGGCGACGCGGCGCGACTGCGCGCCACCCTCGCGCGGCTCAATCCCGAGGCCCGGATCGTGCCCGCCGTACGCGGCCGCGTCGCGCTCGAACAGGTCCTGGGCACCGGACTGTTCGACGTGGAGCGGGCCCAGCAGGCCCCGGGCTGGGTCAAGGAGCTCAACGGCGACCATGTCCCGGAGACGGAGGAGTACGGCATCTCCTCGCTGGTGTTCCGCGCCGACGCGGCCTTCCACCCCGGCAGGCTCTGGACGTTCGTCACCAAGGGCCTCGACAGTGGCACCTTCGGCAGGATCCTTCGCTCCAAGGGGTTCTTCTGGCTCGCCAGCCGCCCCCGGGTGACCGGTCTGTGGTCCCAGGCCGGCGCGGTGGCCCGCTTCGAGCCCTCGGGGGCCCGCGGCACAGAGACAGCCCAGGGCCAGGAGCTGGTCTTCATCGGCACCGGGCTGCGCACCGAAGCCCTCCGGGCGGCGCTCGAAGCCTGCCTGCTCAGCCCCGGTGAGCCGGTCCCCGCCGAGGACGAGTTCCCGGCATGGGAGACGTACGGCATCGACGAAGCCTGCGAGCACGAGCCCGCCGCCACACCTGTGACGGCGGCGGCCTGA
- the rpmF gene encoding 50S ribosomal protein L32, whose translation MAVPKRKMSRSNTRHRRAQWKATTPQLVPVTVDGSVYQVPQRLVKAYERGLIRPEG comes from the coding sequence ATGGCCGTCCCCAAGCGGAAGATGTCCCGCAGCAACACCCGCCACCGCCGCGCCCAGTGGAAGGCGACCACGCCCCAGCTGGTGCCGGTCACCGTCGACGGCTCCGTCTATCAGGTCCCGCAGCGCCTGGTGAAGGCGTACGAGCGCGGCCTCATCCGCCCCGAAGGCTGA
- a CDS encoding phosphatase PAP2 family protein, giving the protein MTSGYNGSGFDGNAYIDVTDLAHRTPGWLNDAIAAWSLYGLLLFAVLMLAAWWQARRTGSPSAVTALAVPLITLVGFAVDLLLKLVVREDRPCQSLHVAVLEACPAPGDWSFPSNHAAIASAAAVALLFVSRRLGAVAVVAAVLMAASRVWVGVHYPHDVLAGLAVGALAAAICARAVKRRQNALAERLGRGRLRPLLTAA; this is encoded by the coding sequence GTGACCTCCGGCTACAACGGCTCCGGCTTCGACGGCAACGCCTACATCGACGTCACCGACCTCGCCCACCGGACCCCGGGCTGGCTCAACGACGCCATCGCCGCCTGGTCCCTCTACGGCCTGCTGCTGTTCGCCGTGCTGATGCTCGCCGCGTGGTGGCAGGCTCGTCGCACCGGATCGCCGTCCGCCGTCACCGCGCTGGCCGTGCCGCTGATCACGCTCGTGGGCTTCGCCGTCGATCTGCTGCTCAAGCTCGTGGTCCGCGAGGACCGGCCCTGCCAGAGCCTGCACGTGGCCGTGCTGGAAGCCTGCCCCGCCCCCGGGGACTGGTCCTTCCCCAGCAACCACGCCGCCATCGCCTCCGCGGCCGCTGTTGCCCTGCTCTTCGTCTCCCGCCGTCTGGGCGCCGTCGCCGTGGTGGCGGCGGTGCTGATGGCCGCCTCCCGGGTATGGGTCGGTGTGCACTACCCCCACGATGTCCTTGCCGGACTCGCCGTCGGCGCCCTGGCGGCCGCCATCTGCGCCCGGGCCGTCAAGCGGCGCCAGAACGCACTGGCCGAGCGGCTCGGCCGAGGCCGCCTGCGCCCGCTGCTGACCGCCGCGTGA
- a CDS encoding DedA family protein has protein sequence MATSASAALAVNLLDAHSLLATFGVIGIAVVMFAETGLLVGFFLPGDSLLFTAGLLCAGTADGDAKLSLPAVLAASVTGALAGAQCGYLIGRKAGPALLARSRSKKLHEGAARAEELLAKYGHAKAIVLARFVPVVRTVLNPLAGALNIPARVFTLWQVAGGLLWTVGLVLAGYALGSSIPSVDTYLLPIVGLIVAVSLLPVAIELLRSRRGGKHQNGTAQ, from the coding sequence ATGGCCACATCCGCTTCCGCCGCCCTCGCGGTGAATCTCCTCGATGCCCATTCACTCCTTGCGACGTTCGGCGTGATCGGCATCGCGGTGGTGATGTTCGCCGAGACCGGCCTCCTGGTCGGCTTCTTCCTGCCCGGTGACTCGCTCCTGTTCACCGCCGGCCTGCTGTGCGCGGGAACGGCTGACGGGGACGCGAAGCTGTCCCTGCCTGCGGTACTCGCCGCCTCCGTGACCGGCGCGCTGGCCGGCGCCCAGTGCGGCTACCTCATCGGCCGCAAGGCGGGCCCCGCCCTCCTGGCCCGCAGTCGCTCCAAGAAGCTCCATGAGGGCGCCGCACGGGCCGAAGAGCTCCTTGCGAAGTACGGACACGCCAAGGCGATCGTGCTGGCCCGGTTCGTTCCCGTGGTGCGCACCGTCCTGAATCCCCTCGCGGGGGCCCTGAACATCCCGGCGCGCGTCTTCACCCTCTGGCAGGTCGCGGGCGGCCTGCTGTGGACGGTGGGCCTGGTCCTGGCCGGCTACGCCCTCGGCTCGTCCATCCCCAGCGTCGACACGTACCTCCTGCCGATCGTGGGCCTGATCGTGGCGGTCTCGCTGCTGCCCGTGGCGATCGAACTCCTCCGCTCCCGCAGGGGCGGCAAGCACCAGAACGGAACAGCGCAGTGA
- a CDS encoding TetR family transcriptional regulator produces the protein MSEGPELAVDLVHGGGPERAGVEVARVVDQGVDAAELGLGECAPGCPGATHKQQRADDLLAAARRLATAEGVHAVPLTQIAAQAGVHLSGVRRSFASREEIHLRLAAEGWPDWAEALTAALADLRGTATATPETVADAFARTLAERPLFCDLLGHVPVSLERGAAPETLRGFKPSALDPVDAAIEAVRRSGAPLDASAIRDVIAVATSPAGPCGRPPTRARAWNRSTPRTRGRPTRSRTSSPASRTSCAPPPAGSPGGDAAGRGIRGQGAGTGPPGRNRSTSSPGTRSSTVQ, from the coding sequence ATGTCGGAGGGCCCGGAACTGGCGGTGGACCTGGTCCATGGTGGCGGCCCCGAGCGGGCCGGAGTGGAAGTAGCCCGCGTTGTTGATCAGGGCGTCGACGCGGCCGAACTGGGCCTTGGCGAGTGCGCTCCGGGCTGCCCCGGGGCCACCCACAAGCAGCAACGGGCCGACGATCTGCTGGCCGCCGCGCGTCGGCTGGCCACGGCCGAAGGCGTGCACGCCGTGCCCCTCACCCAGATCGCGGCGCAGGCCGGCGTGCACCTCTCCGGCGTCCGCCGCTCCTTCGCCTCGCGCGAGGAGATCCACCTCCGCCTCGCCGCCGAAGGCTGGCCCGATTGGGCCGAGGCACTGACGGCAGCCCTCGCCGACCTGCGGGGCACCGCAACCGCCACACCGGAGACGGTTGCCGACGCCTTCGCACGCACCCTCGCCGAACGCCCCCTGTTCTGCGACCTGCTCGGGCACGTCCCGGTGAGCCTGGAACGCGGCGCGGCACCCGAGACGCTGCGCGGGTTCAAGCCCTCCGCCCTGGACCCGGTCGACGCGGCCATAGAGGCCGTGCGCCGCAGCGGGGCGCCGCTCGACGCGAGCGCGATACGCGACGTGATCGCCGTCGCGACCTCCCCGGCCGGCCCCTGTGGCAGACCGCCCACCCGGGCCCGGGCCTGGAATCGCTCTACGCCGAGGACCCGCGGCCGGCCCACTCGGTCACGGACTTCAAGCCCCGCCTCACGCACCTCTTGCGCGCCACCGCCCGCGGGCTCACCGGGCGGTGACGCGGCCGGAAGGGGGATCCGGGGTCAGGGGGCGGGGACGGGTCCGCCGGGGCGGAACCGCTCCACCTCGTCTCCAGGCACTCGATCGTCTACAGTTCAGTAG
- a CDS encoding HD domain-containing protein produces the protein MKDPLLLPALPDTPVAVSAVAYVRSCESEPTANHSIRSYVFAALLAEHEGLKPGADFDPDLLFHACVLHDLGTSSAAPGAERFEVEGADMAARFLTGHGYDAQAVDLVWEAIALHATPGIAERRGVLAYLTRRGIGVDFGIGAEFMTDAQGAAVHHEHPRLDMVTALVDEIVRHAARSPQAGARYTLGGEFLRERAEPGATTFLERVASTSRWGA, from the coding sequence ATGAAAGATCCCCTCCTGCTCCCGGCCCTGCCGGACACCCCTGTGGCCGTCAGCGCCGTCGCGTACGTACGGTCCTGCGAGAGCGAGCCCACCGCCAACCACAGCATCCGCAGCTACGTGTTCGCCGCCCTGCTCGCCGAACACGAAGGGCTCAAGCCCGGCGCCGACTTCGACCCCGACCTCCTCTTCCACGCCTGTGTGCTGCACGACCTCGGCACCTCGTCCGCGGCCCCCGGCGCGGAGCGCTTCGAGGTCGAGGGTGCGGACATGGCCGCCCGGTTCCTCACCGGGCACGGATACGACGCACAGGCGGTCGACCTGGTGTGGGAGGCGATCGCGCTGCACGCCACGCCCGGCATCGCCGAGCGCCGCGGGGTGCTGGCGTACCTCACCCGCCGGGGCATCGGGGTGGACTTCGGCATCGGCGCCGAGTTCATGACGGACGCCCAGGGCGCGGCCGTCCACCACGAGCACCCGAGGCTGGACATGGTCACCGCGCTGGTCGACGAGATCGTGCGGCACGCCGCCCGCTCCCCGCAGGCCGGCGCCCGCTACACGCTCGGCGGCGAGTTCCTTCGCGAACGTGCCGAACCCGGAGCCACGACCTTCCTCGAACGCGTGGCCTCGACCTCCCGCTGGGGTGCGTGA
- a CDS encoding GlxA family transcriptional regulator yields MEGNGESGSAHHVVVVALENVLALDIGIPLQIFGSWRDGPYRLTVCAEAPGSVPMHGGPALSVEHGLDCLESADTVIVPGYLEPEQPSAAVAAALARAAARGARMVSICTGAFALAAAGVLDGRRATTHWQYAAALAGRFPRVSVLPEVLYVDEGQVLTSAGVAAGLDLCLHLIRRDHGARVANQLARMLVAAPHRTGGQAQYIDLPVRPDRSGSDGLAQVYEWALCNLHQPLTVDQLAHRAGMSRRTLIRHFHAETGRPPMRWLLDARLARARELLEAGELTVQAVARHCGLGTPANFRTLFKAHVGVAPSVYRETFRP; encoded by the coding sequence ATGGAGGGGAACGGGGAGTCCGGTAGCGCGCACCACGTCGTCGTGGTGGCCCTGGAGAACGTCCTCGCCCTCGATATCGGCATCCCCCTGCAGATCTTCGGGAGTTGGAGAGACGGACCGTACCGGCTCACCGTGTGCGCGGAAGCGCCCGGATCCGTTCCGATGCACGGCGGCCCGGCGCTCTCCGTCGAGCACGGGCTGGACTGCCTGGAATCCGCCGACACCGTCATCGTCCCGGGGTACCTGGAGCCGGAGCAGCCGTCGGCCGCGGTCGCGGCCGCCCTGGCGCGGGCGGCGGCCCGCGGGGCCCGCATGGTGTCCATCTGCACCGGTGCCTTCGCCCTCGCCGCCGCCGGAGTGCTCGACGGGCGCCGGGCCACCACGCACTGGCAGTACGCCGCGGCGCTGGCCGGCCGTTTCCCCCGGGTGTCGGTGCTGCCGGAAGTGCTGTACGTCGACGAGGGCCAGGTCCTGACCTCGGCCGGTGTCGCCGCGGGCCTGGACCTGTGCCTGCACCTCATCCGCCGCGACCACGGCGCCCGCGTGGCCAACCAGCTGGCGCGCATGCTGGTCGCCGCCCCGCACCGCACGGGTGGCCAGGCCCAGTACATCGACCTCCCGGTACGCCCGGACCGTTCCGGCTCCGACGGGCTGGCGCAGGTGTACGAGTGGGCCCTGTGCAACCTGCACCAGCCGCTCACCGTCGACCAGTTGGCCCACCGGGCCGGCATGTCCCGCCGGACCCTCATCCGCCATTTCCACGCCGAGACGGGCCGGCCGCCCATGCGATGGCTGCTCGATGCCAGGCTGGCCCGGGCGAGGGAACTGCTGGAAGCGGGCGAACTGACGGTACAGGCCGTGGCACGGCACTGCGGCCTGGGCACCCCGGCCAACTTCCGGACGCTGTTCAAGGCCCACGTCGGCGTGGCCCCCAGCGTCTACCGCGAAACCTTCCGGCCGTGA
- a CDS encoding nuclear transport factor 2 family protein, with translation MPRSAADLMQVNLLQVFNEPDPDRRAAVIAENYAEDVVWHEPDRINHGRTALTRRATELRAEHPDWVFRPTGTPSELDDIGHLGFRWGPPDDQPPVVSGMDIARTNGGVIIELYTIVTEISQPS, from the coding sequence ATGCCCAGATCCGCCGCCGATCTGATGCAGGTCAACCTCCTCCAGGTCTTCAACGAACCCGACCCGGATCGCCGGGCCGCGGTCATCGCCGAGAACTACGCCGAAGACGTGGTGTGGCACGAACCGGACCGCATCAACCACGGGCGCACGGCCCTCACGCGCCGCGCCACGGAATTGCGCGCCGAGCACCCGGACTGGGTCTTCCGACCCACAGGCACCCCGTCGGAGCTCGACGACATCGGCCACCTCGGTTTCCGGTGGGGCCCGCCCGACGATCAACCGCCGGTGGTCAGCGGCATGGACATCGCCCGCACCAACGGGGGCGTCATCATCGAGCTCTACACGATCGTCACGGAGATCAGCCAGCCGTCGTAG
- a CDS encoding M48 family metalloprotease: MITLLVVPLLLPWLLPPLARRTSRRVRPDIALWAVTAGTAALALGAVACLGALLLPLTLRLPALADLAHLLHPLQAGPAALVFGAATLAGGALAVSATAAVRGAKAELARLRAAKDLVAGLPEAGGLCVLDDERPDAFALPGGRRRTGRVVVTAGMLRALDPGEREALLGHERAHLAGRHHLFLAVAQLAGWCHPALASVIPAVSFAAERAADEAAARACGDRRLAARAIGRAALATTSRRGGQQVPAVVARGTTGPVPARVKALFAQAPVRRTAPALLAIALLCGAAGASSLGGAVWLHRGVEVAQGERPSE, translated from the coding sequence ATGATCACGCTCCTGGTGGTACCCCTGCTGCTGCCCTGGCTCCTGCCTCCGCTCGCACGGCGGACTTCCCGGCGGGTCCGACCGGACATCGCCCTGTGGGCCGTTACCGCCGGCACGGCCGCGCTGGCGCTCGGCGCCGTCGCCTGCCTGGGCGCCCTGCTGCTCCCGCTCACCCTCCGCCTGCCCGCACTCGCCGACCTCGCGCACCTGCTCCACCCCCTCCAGGCCGGCCCGGCGGCACTGGTGTTCGGCGCCGCCACGCTCGCCGGCGGAGCGCTCGCCGTGAGCGCGACCGCCGCAGTCCGCGGCGCGAAGGCAGAACTGGCGCGGCTGCGTGCGGCCAAGGACCTCGTGGCCGGACTGCCCGAGGCCGGCGGCCTGTGCGTACTCGACGACGAGCGACCCGACGCGTTCGCCCTGCCCGGAGGGAGGCGCCGGACGGGCCGGGTCGTGGTCACCGCGGGCATGCTCCGGGCCCTTGACCCGGGCGAGCGGGAAGCGCTCCTCGGACACGAACGCGCCCACCTGGCCGGGCGCCACCACCTGTTCCTGGCCGTGGCGCAGCTCGCCGGATGGTGCCACCCGGCGCTGGCCTCCGTCATCCCCGCCGTCTCCTTCGCCGCCGAGCGCGCAGCGGACGAAGCCGCCGCCCGCGCATGCGGGGACAGGCGGCTGGCGGCCCGCGCCATCGGACGGGCCGCCCTGGCCACGACGTCCCGACGCGGCGGCCAGCAGGTGCCGGCCGTCGTGGCACGGGGCACCACCGGCCCGGTACCGGCGCGGGTCAAAGCCCTCTTCGCGCAGGCTCCGGTACGACGCACCGCCCCCGCCCTCCTGGCCATCGCCCTTCTCTGCGGGGCGGCGGGCGCCTCGTCCCTCGGCGGCGCGGTCTGGCTCCACCGCGGGGTGGAAGTGGCACAGGGCGAGCGCCCCTCCGAGTAA